Genomic segment of Eupeodes corollae chromosome 2, idEupCoro1.1, whole genome shotgun sequence:
ttaaggttaggagcgatagtatttcttcatatccgcacgggatttttggatatgagatagtcgttttgaagagataaaagacgcaaaagaggttaggtcttctctcactttttgaggagaaatttcaaggccatcatgaaatttcaagaaaatttccataagtgcatcacgtttggtagggaggccttcttgggagattaaaaccttaatgtttgtatttgttttaccttcaaagcaaacagaatctggtttgtcgtgcaggaaagctaggtaaagacgaacattattgtagattttgtggtctctaagacgggacataacctaccgatcattagtattggcctgagataaatgtttagttaacttaacatttggagggatcattgggttaaggaatccttcaggttcttgggaaactgatgaagaagaaatAGGATTAATGGTGTGAGAATGGATGCAATTTGTATAAGCGGGTGTTTTAGCAGGAGTATCAACCATCGGAGAGCAAAAACCAAGACCCGGATgagaagttttaaaagaaactcgtttggATGGAGGCTTCACAGATGTACGAGAAGTTTTCCGTTTAAGGGACGAAAGTTGGTTggagagagaaaagtttggaaagatttgtgttttaagatTTAAGGGTCTAATTTAATGAGACGatattaattattgttataatttttaaagactatctaatgtacaaatatttttattttaatcaatgcTTGTGTGATATACTATACttcaaaaaaagtcttaaatataacgtgatttttcaataactgtgtttgattttgttcatattcatttttaaaggatTCAAGGTTTTTGAATATATTCTATAATAAAGGATGTTATAGACCTAGTGTAAATCCAGGTAGTTATTAGATTTGATGATAACTCTGTTGTTCAGAAAGGTGTGGTCTAACCatttaatttggacgactccCACCcaacatatgaaagcattccaagattagAGTTTAGAGGTGTTTGTGTAACTTTCTTCTAAAGGAATCAGTCGTAGTagttgaaacgttgctttttccAAGAATAATGTAACATGTTACCATTTCTGTGAATAggaaaaagcttcaaaaatgtatatgcGAAAAGTTTGCCAGAAAAATGTGATattttttctgaagaaaataaaagaatgcaTTATTATTAACGTATCATAAGCAATCTAAAAAGGCGGCTTAGgttgtgtttggtttttgtcaTTGTAAATTTCGCATAGAAAGTATAACCTAACAACACACGGACAGGTCCCCTCggatgtaattacaatttttgttgaagtcTGCTGTTGTTGCGCCTCCCCTTCTTCTGGGTTTTCATTAAAGTGCTATTCCGGTTCAAGACAATTCAAGTAAAAGCAGAACAACAAATCTGCTCTCTGATAGGCATCCTCAACCTCTGCACGGCGTattaaaaaaccataaaatgaaaaccaaacttATTTAAATCCCCTGTACACAaagcatttaattaatttattaatatgttTTCAAGAACTTGGAACAAAATCATTAGCTGACATAAAAACGAATTTgcattttggaaataattaataaagaGACCTCTCGACCATTAATAGATTCATTTCTTTTGCTTCTTCTTCTCAGcctcttcttctttttccttttcGATGATCGCTACGTACTTTTCAATGGACTGAACATCGAGCATTTTTAGTGGTTTGTCTTTTTCCATGACAGCAATTTCAAGATTCTTCTGTCCAGACTGCGCCACCTCTAGAAGAGCTTTGATAGCCAATTTAACGGCACCGTTTTCATCGGCCACTTCATTGTCTTTGTAATGTTTCTCGAGGAATTCACGAACAGTCTTGGCCGAGCGACCAGTCGCATTGGCTTTCCATTCATAATAAATGCCAGACGGTTCGGTCTGATACAAATGTGGGGTTCCATCGAAATCGAAACCACCGATGAGACACGAGATACCAAAAGGACGGCGACCGTTGCTCtgtgtgtatttttgttttaactgggCAATAAATCTAAACGTGAACAGAAGAAGAGCATTTACTCAAATTTATTCACAAATTCTAGTCTGCATTAATATTTACCTAGTGATGTACTCCAGTGTGACCGGATCTTCTACGTTGAGTTTGTGACTCTGACACTCTACTTGTGCACGATTTATGAGAATTCTGGCGTCGGCGGTAAGGCCGGCAAAAGCCATCACCACATGAGAATCGAGGGCGCAGATCTTTCGTACTGTGCGCTCTTCTTGAAGTTTTGCAACTGATTTCTTTTCCACGCCCAGGACAACACAATTAGCACCGCGAACACCAaccttttgaattttaatttaaacaaaaaaaaataatgagaatCTAAGAAATGACCagacaaaaatttgagttttcttTTCCTGTATTTAAGGTTATGGTTTGCTTTGTTTGGAGTTGAACTTACTGCAGTTGAACCTTTTCGTACGGCTTCTTGGGCATATTCTACTTGAAGCAAATGGCCATCGGGTGAGAAAATTGTAACGGCACGATCATATCTGgcagacatttttattaaattttattagaaaagtagaaaacttatttaaaaaactcgattttaatttgcaaaaatctCAAGCTACGATGACAATGACAAGATGTGAGTTGTGTAGCGAAAACGAACGAAAGATGAAAACTGTTTGTCAGCCTAAATGACAGAAACAGATAATGGAACTGCCAGAGTAGAATTTATGAATTCGCAAATTATAGTATTACCATTCAAAATAAAGAGAATATTGGGCGTGTTTAGTAGTTAGTTTTTGAAACAAGATAAAtttaagaaagattttttttatttttgtgtggaaAACAGTTTTTGCAAAGTTTTTCCACAATTTTGGTTTTGTATACAGTATGTCATGAAAAAGTTAGTGAAATAGCAACCTGAAGGTCAATTACCACTCAAAGTAAGACAGAgttatttcttcttttcaaataaatcttCCTTGGATACATTTTGTCTGCAAATTAAGACTTGAAGTTACCAAATTCGTAAACCATTGACGTACTATAGATGGACttctatttgaataaaaatggttccacttcaaataagctacactagcccttccaggcacagtggcaaaaaaagttatgaaatatttagcgacatctgtttgtatttagttgaaatatgctttttctgacatagaaagtattgacatctagtataatttgttgaagacaaacgatgccatgttttttttttgtttgtatgttattgaaaaatgttgacgTGCAAAATGAAGCAGAAGCATGCTGTTCGCTGTGCCTGTGAGTCTTATATGTAAACGTTACACAATGTTTCCACATAGCCCTCTTTGTGCTAGTAttttgtccgttaaaagtggaaccatcgtgaagttggcaACTAGCAGTctatgtatagtatgtcaatgtcgtaaacaaaagtattcaattaatatttctGGATTATTTTGTGagaaatattttgacagaaagccGAACAATCACGATCAACCGTTTACCGTCATGTTATCACTGTACACATTGGCTGCGTTTAATCATAGCTTGTATCGTGATGGTGAGTTCGTAGGATTATTCAATACTTATTTTATTCTCATACAAACCACCCTTTAAAAGTGATTCCACCTCTTAGGATATGCTTTCCTCTTTGTAGGTTTGGCGGAAAAAAtcataagtaattttaaaacgttATCTGTCATTATAAAGtttgcaaaataaacaaatacgaaACTCAAGGTTTAAAAGCTTGTTCATATTTCCGCAGATCTAACAGAAAGCAGAGCAGCGTTAAGAAATAGATGACACCAACTAAAAGTTGGCTACATCGTACGTAGTAAATAATGTTAGCCCAtatatttgaatataattttatactttCAGGTTTTATCAAAGCTTATTAAGTTCCCCCTATTAAACTGTAGCTGTCTGCTTCAAAGCCTTTTAAGCTTTTCAAGCACTCTAAATTAATAGTGAAATAGCTTCGTTAGAACCTTATGGAAGTATCGCTACTGTGGAGTTACAATATTGGTGTTGAGAGTACATATGTATCTAAGAGATCAATAATATGAAAAGGTTGTGGGTGgttgaacacatttttttcagtcaattttgtttaatttggattgagcagttaaattttgaaaaaataaattgaatagtgCTACATCAAGGAAAGAAATAAAGCCCAGTAAATTATAAGTCTCAACCGTTCTTGTTTGCGAGTTATGTCAGAGATGGACTGCAACTATAGTTTATACACCAATACTCATTCAAATAagcgcttttcatgacaagaataaacCTTAACAAACAATCCCTTCAAAAGGCAGTACAAACTTTAATGCTTGTTCTGACAATTTGCATCGAACGTAGTATTTATTTATCCTTGTTAATATAGCGACACTCTCTGCTACTCCTCCAACTAATAAAACAGCGTTTAAAAAATACTCCACTAGAATGAAGCCAATTGCTTATATTTGctttttctgttttcaattgagttcttttcaaaacatttgtatagaatatccaaaataatgatgaaaacaactgtttaaagttaatttgaaaCACACATGGGCTCTGAGATGACTTTGAGAGCTACAAAAAGAGCAAAAATATACGTTTTCAAGGATTTAGGACACTAATGTGAAATAGCAATAGAGACTTTAAAGAAGCAAGAAAATTGTAAGGTAAAGCGACAAAATTAAGGGTCAAAAGCTGAGTATCAGCCAGAATTACAATGGTTCAATTGTGTAGGGAGCTATTACTTACTTTGACACAATCGATATTTAGTTGTTGTCCACAATACTGAACGGTAACAACTATAAATGTTTGATGGAGCGGTTACTtccaaatatgaaaagcagTTTTGGACCTCTgtcttaaattttagaaaaaggcAATGCCCCAAATCACACTTCGAGGTTTGTTAGAAGTTGAATTCAATCTGCAGAGGTGGAACTTTTGCCAATTCCCCTTTATTTCAACATTTActtcaactttattaaaaacatttgggCATAGCATTTTCATTAAGCTTATTAAGTTTTcggacaatttgaagacaaattaaAGCTTTTCGTGATTACTGGTTCCATATTTCCTGtgattattaaaacaaaaataatgcttCTATTCCAAACTGTCTTCTAGAGATTATATccgaaaatgtaaatattttattaatgttgttgtttttttttctgaaattttgcatatggCTTCATCTTAATGGAGAATTTTTGTATAAGCAGTGGTTCagtatttgatattttgaattccaacgctcgtttccaatttttcctttaattttataaatttgtaatgaaaaaaaattcgtACCTTTTCACAGTAGTAACATTTTTCGGGTACAACACTTCCACTAGCAATAAAAAAGTGAAACTCGATTCCAAAATGTGTCGCCTCATCCTAGTAGTTGGTATATGTTACTTCAtttagtaataaataaatattcaaactcATTGGGGCGTAGTCATACAGAATTACTAAAGTCGTGATTTCTTGATTTATACATTAAGGTTTATTGGTTATATAAACCAGCTCTTATTCATAGTCAGTTTCCTAGCTGTGTTTAGTAAAATCCTAGGTTAAGGCTGTGCCCTACTACAATTATACTTCAAATAGCAAAAAATACCGTTATATTTCCAAACTTGTTATATTGTGCTGTCATTTCTCAAATTGAGtgtcaaaaaagtaagtaaaacaaaactatttaataaaaaataaaaaagtatctaacAACGTTTTATAATCAAcagcaaagaaaatataaaacgcaGACGACAGAAAAGCAGGTCGCAGTCAGAGAAGCGATTCGTGGCACATTAACATTGTCCA
This window contains:
- the LOC129945350 gene encoding proteasome subunit alpha type-7-1 is translated as MSARYDRAVTIFSPDGHLLQVEYAQEAVRKGSTAVGVRGANCVVLGVEKKSVAKLQEERTVRKICALDSHVVMAFAGLTADARILINRAQVECQSHKLNVEDPVTLEYITRFIAQLKQKYTQSNGRRPFGISCLIGGFDFDGTPHLYQTEPSGIYYEWKANATGRSAKTVREFLEKHYKDNEVADENGAVKLAIKALLEVAQSGQKNLEIAVMEKDKPLKMLDVQSIEKYVAIIEKEKEEEAEKKKQKK